The Streptococcus toyakuensis genome has a window encoding:
- the metG gene encoding methionine--tRNA ligase, with the protein MKKPFYITTPIYYPSGKLHIGSAYTTIACDVLARYKRLMGHEVFYLTGLDEHGQKIQTKAAEAGISPQTYVDNMAKDVKDLWQLLDISYDKFIRTTDDYHEEVVAAVFEKLLAQDDIYLGEYSGWYSVSDEEFFTESQLEEVFRDEDGKVIGGIAPSGHQVEWVSEESYFLRLSKYADRLVAFFKEQPDFIQPDGRMNEMLKNFIEPGLEDLAVSRTTFTWGVPVPSNPKHVVYVWIDALLNYATALGYGQMDHANFDKFWNGTVFHMVGKDILRFHSIYWPILLMMLDLPMPERLIAHGWFVMKDGKMSKSKGNVVYPEMLVERFGLDPLRYYLMRSLPVGSDGTFTPEDYVGRINYELANDLGNLLNRTVAMINKYFDGTVPAYVDNGTAFDTELSQLIDAQLADYHKYMEAVDYPRALEAIWTIIARTNKYIDETAPWVLAKEDGDKAQLASVMAHLAASLRVVAHLIQPFMIETSAAIMAQLGLEPVSDLSVLALADFPDNTKVVAKGTPIFPRLDMEAEIDYIKAQMGSSSAISQEKEWIPEDVELKSEKDDIKFETFDAVEIRVAEVKEVSKVEGSNKLLRFRLDAGDGEDRQILSGIAKFYPNEQELVGKKLQIVANLKPRKMMKKYISQGMILSAEHGDQLTVLTVDPSVANGSVIG; encoded by the coding sequence ATGAAAAAACCATTTTACATTACGACACCCATCTACTACCCATCTGGTAAACTACACATCGGTTCTGCCTATACCACCATTGCCTGTGATGTTTTGGCACGCTACAAGCGCCTGATGGGACATGAAGTCTTCTATCTCACAGGACTTGATGAACATGGGCAAAAGATTCAAACCAAGGCAGCAGAAGCAGGTATTAGCCCTCAAACTTATGTTGATAACATGGCAAAGGATGTCAAAGACCTTTGGCAATTGCTAGATATTTCTTATGATAAATTTATCCGGACAACTGACGATTACCACGAAGAAGTCGTTGCTGCTGTTTTTGAAAAATTACTGGCGCAAGATGACATTTACCTTGGTGAATACTCTGGTTGGTATTCTGTCTCTGATGAAGAATTCTTCACTGAAAGCCAACTAGAAGAAGTTTTTAGAGATGAAGACGGTAAGGTTATTGGAGGGATTGCTCCTTCTGGTCACCAAGTAGAGTGGGTATCAGAAGAATCTTACTTCCTACGCCTTAGCAAGTACGCTGACCGCCTCGTAGCCTTCTTTAAAGAGCAACCTGACTTTATCCAACCAGATGGTCGTATGAATGAAATGTTGAAAAACTTTATTGAGCCAGGTCTAGAAGATTTAGCAGTCAGTCGCACTACCTTCACTTGGGGTGTACCTGTTCCATCAAATCCAAAACACGTGGTTTATGTGTGGATTGATGCCCTCTTAAACTATGCGACAGCCCTTGGTTATGGTCAAATGGACCATGCTAACTTTGACAAATTCTGGAATGGAACGGTTTTCCATATGGTTGGAAAAGATATCTTGCGTTTCCACAGTATCTACTGGCCAATCTTGCTGATGATGCTTGATCTACCAATGCCAGAACGCTTAATTGCTCATGGTTGGTTTGTTATGAAAGACGGTAAAATGTCTAAATCAAAAGGTAATGTGGTTTACCCAGAAATGTTAGTTGAGCGATTTGGACTTGATCCTCTTCGTTATTACCTCATGCGTTCCTTGCCGGTTGGTTCAGACGGTACCTTTACCCCTGAAGATTATGTGGGTCGTATTAACTATGAATTGGCCAACGATCTTGGTAATTTATTGAATCGTACCGTTGCGATGATCAACAAGTATTTTGATGGCACGGTGCCAGCTTACGTTGACAACGGGACTGCCTTTGATACTGAGTTAAGTCAGTTGATCGATGCTCAGTTGGCCGACTATCATAAGTACATGGAAGCGGTGGATTACCCACGCGCCTTAGAAGCCATTTGGACTATCATTGCTCGTACCAACAAATACATTGATGAGACAGCTCCTTGGGTGCTAGCTAAAGAAGATGGAGACAAAGCTCAATTGGCCAGTGTCATGGCACACTTGGCAGCCAGCTTGCGTGTGGTTGCTCATTTGATTCAACCATTTATGATTGAAACATCAGCTGCTATCATGGCACAACTTGGTTTGGAACCTGTTTCTGATTTGTCAGTTCTTGCTTTAGCAGATTTTCCTGACAATACAAAGGTTGTTGCCAAAGGGACACCGATTTTCCCACGTCTTGACATGGAAGCTGAAATCGACTATATCAAAGCTCAAATGGGTAGTAGCTCAGCTATTTCCCAAGAAAAAGAATGGATACCTGAAGATGTCGAGCTCAAATCTGAAAAAGACGACATCAAATTTGAAACCTTCGATGCTGTGGAAATTCGTGTGGCAGAAGTCAAGGAAGTATCAAAAGTGGAAGGTTCCAATAAATTGCTTCGTTTTAGATTAGATGCAGGGGATGGGGAAGACCGTCAAATCTTGTCAGGTATTGCCAAATTCTATCCCAACGAACAAGAATTAGTTGGCAAAAAACTACAAATTGTTGCTAATCTCAAACCTCGTAAAATGATGAAAAAATACATCAGTCAAGGGATGATTCTATCAGCAGAGCATGGGGATCAGCTAACGGTTTTAACCGTTGATCCATCTGTCGCAAATGGAAGTGTGATTGGTTAA
- a CDS encoding DNA/RNA non-specific endonuclease, with product MKKNKSLFIILIFLAIFIVQPNNFNAIKSGLTQNDIPNQLNIADSAEEKNSDSNLNPTLKNDDLKSKEYDGKNQVIVVNEKSQFTKSELSLENGSWEKYSDLDFLNRVGIAEAMLGKDLMSTEDRESISSITPTGWKNKKIIFNGKEDYLYNRSHLIGFQLSGENANAKNLFTGTRALNANFEDEQSSMVYYENKIANYIKNTNHHVRYRVTPIFRNVELVARGVRMEAQSIEDDEISFDVYIFNIQPGYKINYLTGSSQKN from the coding sequence ATGAAGAAGAATAAATCTCTGTTCATCATTCTCATTTTTCTTGCAATCTTTATCGTACAACCTAACAATTTTAATGCTATCAAATCTGGCTTAACACAAAATGATATCCCGAATCAATTGAACATAGCCGATTCAGCTGAAGAAAAAAATTCCGACTCAAATTTGAATCCTACTCTGAAAAATGATGATTTGAAATCGAAGGAGTATGATGGAAAAAATCAGGTGATTGTCGTCAATGAAAAATCACAATTTACAAAGAGCGAATTGAGTTTAGAAAATGGCAGCTGGGAAAAATATTCTGATCTAGATTTTTTAAATCGTGTAGGAATTGCTGAAGCGATGTTGGGAAAAGATTTGATGTCAACTGAAGATAGAGAATCTATTTCGTCTATCACACCAACAGGATGGAAAAATAAAAAAATAATTTTCAACGGAAAAGAAGATTATTTATATAATCGTTCTCACTTAATTGGTTTTCAATTAAGTGGAGAGAATGCGAATGCTAAAAATTTATTTACAGGTACACGTGCTTTAAATGCAAATTTTGAAGATGAACAATCATCAATGGTCTACTATGAAAATAAAATTGCTAACTACATAAAAAATACGAACCACCATGTCCGCTATCGAGTAACACCTATATTTAGAAATGTGGAATTAGTTGCTAGAGGAGTTCGTATGGAAGCACAGAGTATTGAAGATGATGAGATCTCATTTGATGTATATATCTTTAATATTCAACCAGGATACAAAATCAATTATTTGACAGGATCATCTCAGAAAAATTGA
- the nrdI gene encoding class Ib ribonucleoside-diphosphate reductase assembly flavoprotein NrdI, translating into MAELIIVYFSSKSNNTHRFVQKLGLPAQRISIDDSPVEVGVDYLLIVPTYAAGGSDAKGAVPKQVIHFLNNPTNRKHCKGVISSGNTNFGDTFAIAGPIISQKLQVPLLHQFELLGTTTDVKKVQTIFARYRHQKHPKLKNRPMNTIQKGQPHVTPQ; encoded by the coding sequence ATGGCAGAGCTGATTATTGTTTATTTTTCATCTAAGTCCAATAACACCCATCGCTTCGTGCAAAAATTAGGGTTGCCCGCCCAACGTATCTCGATAGATGATAGCCCAGTTGAGGTAGGTGTTGACTACCTACTGATTGTACCAACCTATGCTGCGGGCGGTTCAGATGCTAAAGGAGCAGTGCCTAAACAGGTCATTCATTTTCTCAATAACCCTACTAATCGTAAGCATTGTAAGGGAGTGATTTCTTCTGGAAATACCAATTTTGGAGATACCTTTGCCATTGCAGGACCTATCATTTCTCAAAAATTACAGGTGCCTCTTTTACACCAATTTGAGCTATTAGGGACCACTACAGATGTCAAAAAGGTACAGACGATCTTTGCCCGCTATCGACATCAGAAACACCCGAAACTTAAAAACAGACCGATGAATACAATACAGAAAGGACAACCTCATGTCACACCCCAATGA
- the nrdF gene encoding class 1b ribonucleoside-diphosphate reductase subunit beta produces the protein MTQHYYERSQSPIDYALSKTKKQLRSVNWNHLNDDKDLEVWNRVTQNFWLPEKVPVSNDLTSWRSLGEDWQQLITRTYTGLTLLDTVQATVGDVAQIQHSQTDHEQVIYTNFAFMVAIHARSYGTIFSTLCSSEQIEEAHEWVVSTQSLQERARVLIPYYTGNDPLKSKVAAAMMPGFLLYGGFYLPFYLSARGKMSNTSDIIRLILRDKVIHNYYSGYKYQQKVAGLSPEKQAEMKTFVFDLLYELIDLEKAYLKELYDGFDLAEDAIRFSLYNAGKFLQNLGYESPFTEEETRVSPEVFAQLSARADENHDFFSGNGSSYVMGITEETTDDDWEF, from the coding sequence ATGACTCAACATTACTATGAGCGATCTCAATCGCCAATTGATTACGCCTTATCTAAGACCAAAAAGCAGTTGCGTTCGGTTAACTGGAATCACCTCAATGACGACAAGGATTTGGAGGTTTGGAACCGTGTCACCCAGAATTTTTGGTTACCTGAAAAAGTCCCTGTTTCTAATGACCTAACCTCTTGGCGGTCTCTAGGTGAGGACTGGCAGCAATTAATCACCAGAACTTATACTGGCTTAACGCTGCTAGATACGGTGCAAGCAACTGTTGGAGATGTGGCACAAATTCAGCATTCACAAACAGACCATGAGCAAGTCATCTACACGAATTTTGCCTTTATGGTTGCCATTCACGCACGGTCTTACGGGACAATTTTTTCGACTCTTTGCAGCAGCGAACAAATTGAAGAAGCTCATGAATGGGTGGTTTCCACTCAAAGTCTACAAGAACGAGCGCGTGTCTTAATCCCCTACTATACTGGCAATGATCCGTTGAAGTCAAAAGTGGCAGCAGCTATGATGCCAGGTTTCTTATTGTACGGCGGCTTTTACCTTCCTTTTTACTTATCAGCTCGCGGGAAAATGTCAAACACCTCTGATATCATTCGCCTCATTTTGCGGGATAAGGTGATTCACAATTATTACAGTGGCTATAAATACCAACAAAAAGTAGCGGGTCTTAGTCCAGAAAAACAGGCTGAGATGAAGACCTTTGTGTTTGACTTGCTCTATGAGTTGATTGATCTTGAAAAAGCTTATTTAAAAGAATTGTACGATGGTTTTGACTTGGCAGAAGACGCTATTCGTTTCAGCCTCTATAACGCTGGAAAGTTTCTTCAAAATTTGGGATACGAGTCGCCATTTACAGAAGAAGAAACACGCGTTTCACCAGAAGTTTTTGCCCAGTTATCCGCGCGTGCAGATGAAAATCATGACTTTTTCTCAGGGAATGGTTCTTCTTATGTCATGGGCATAACAGAAGAAACCACCGATGACGATTGGGAGTTTTAA
- a CDS encoding LPXTG cell wall anchor domain-containing protein, giving the protein MGDFAGNIAIAKLGDHLPKTIGNDLVHLTLTDGNYQKKVGYEDNLDMVATDTGLVTNQAQLAVSHRNRPHSQLVTLNQDFFISPNDDGNKDFVAFKGLPNKTYNNLQVTVFAAENQQRLTPIWFSQPGADLSDIESTAWRGITAGGEKVLSGSYQYVITYQDANNHAQEKVFKVSVNHNKPILTQGSFRKDDDVEFFTPGQPQAISSSGIARVEVFYLTKKNGRLFDVVESQHSVSVTDNKVLIPQNEDGSYTIPTVEGVSPGDYYYLVEDKAGNVAFTTLPNLRAVGQERGVLSLALDVNVLEGKHPISFTYLVRDATGKPIETLDYFNHSSNSLILPFGQYTVELLTYDTNLVELQSDKVVSFTLTEHNPFQHIAFAMAKMDSSQVTVHFDHLLPEGSQVSLKTLQGHLIPLNQSLYVPKAYGKTVRDGSYQLVVTLPKGYRIEGETRVQAKQNEVHELALRLVKDASEQLLVSDNHQQGLTSVETNTESSAVPTVVSSSQNQKKSEAAVQLPTTGDKALVKWSILGFLLISLAALFSRKKMD; this is encoded by the coding sequence GTGGGAGACTTTGCAGGTAACATTGCCATTGCTAAATTAGGGGACCATTTACCAAAAACTATCGGCAATGACTTGGTGCATCTGACACTGACAGATGGCAATTATCAGAAAAAAGTTGGTTACGAGGATAATCTTGACATGGTAGCAACTGATACCGGATTGGTTACCAACCAAGCTCAGCTAGCCGTCAGCCACCGCAATCGTCCTCACAGTCAATTGGTGACACTAAATCAAGACTTCTTTATTTCACCAAATGACGATGGTAATAAAGACTTTGTAGCTTTCAAAGGATTGCCAAACAAGACCTATAATAACTTACAGGTCACGGTTTTTGCTGCAGAAAATCAACAACGTTTAACGCCTATTTGGTTCAGTCAACCAGGTGCGGACCTATCAGATATTGAAAGTACTGCTTGGCGTGGGATCACTGCTGGAGGTGAGAAAGTTCTATCTGGCAGTTACCAATACGTTATCACCTATCAAGATGCCAATAATCACGCGCAGGAGAAGGTCTTCAAAGTATCAGTGAATCATAACAAACCAATCCTGACGCAAGGGAGTTTCCGTAAGGATGATGACGTTGAGTTCTTCACTCCAGGGCAGCCACAGGCGATTAGTAGCTCAGGGATTGCTCGTGTCGAGGTGTTCTATCTCACTAAGAAAAATGGTCGACTATTTGATGTCGTCGAGTCCCAACATTCTGTTTCCGTTACTGATAACAAGGTTCTGATTCCTCAAAATGAAGACGGCTCTTACACCATTCCAACAGTAGAGGGCGTGTCTCCGGGAGATTATTATTACCTTGTGGAAGATAAGGCTGGTAATGTTGCCTTTACGACATTACCCAACCTAAGAGCGGTGGGTCAAGAAAGAGGAGTCTTAAGTTTGGCGCTAGATGTGAATGTTCTAGAAGGAAAACACCCAATTAGCTTTACCTATCTTGTCCGCGATGCAACTGGTAAACCGATTGAGACTTTGGATTATTTCAACCACTCATCTAACAGCCTGATATTACCATTTGGACAATATACAGTTGAACTGTTAACTTATGACACTAATCTTGTTGAGCTGCAATCTGACAAGGTAGTTAGCTTTACCTTAACGGAACATAACCCTTTCCAACACATTGCCTTTGCGATGGCAAAAATGGATTCTTCTCAAGTGACGGTTCATTTTGATCACTTGTTACCAGAAGGCAGTCAGGTTAGTCTTAAAACGCTTCAAGGCCACTTGATTCCTCTCAACCAATCTCTATATGTTCCAAAGGCTTATGGAAAAACAGTTAGAGATGGCAGTTATCAACTTGTGGTAACCCTGCCAAAAGGCTATCGTATTGAGGGAGAGACAAGGGTGCAGGCTAAACAAAATGAAGTTCATGAGTTAGCCTTACGCCTAGTGAAGGATGCAAGTGAGCAGTTGCTTGTCTCAGATAATCATCAACAGGGACTTACCTCAGTTGAGACGAACACAGAGAGTTCTGCGGTACCGACGGTGGTAAGCTCTTCACAAAATCAGAAAAAGTCAGAAGCGGCAGTTCAATTACCAACAACAGGTGATAAGGCACTGGTGAAATGGAGTATACTTGGCTTCTTACTGATTAGCTTAGCCGCTCTATTTAGCCGTAAAAAAATGGATTAA
- a CDS encoding modification methylase Sau96I: protein MDREALYNELTQSEPLGFIDPFSDLGEFDPLQLKFKQPVKDLVNRYSGQPYSLAWQHKIMEMRKLFIAYQIALNEEDKQINFQRRTRSEESKEHATTIVTTYLKLGFSFKEIEKRVSLSYKQLRRGWKRSDHIMTNSPEFYSKRDLSEGYCLPSKKLPKSMRINEG from the coding sequence ATGGACAGAGAAGCGCTATACAATGAATTAACTCAAAGCGAACCATTAGGTTTTATTGATCCATTCTCAGATCTTGGGGAGTTTGATCCTCTTCAGCTGAAATTTAAACAACCCGTAAAGGACTTAGTGAATCGATATTCAGGACAACCTTACAGCTTGGCCTGGCAACATAAAATTATGGAAATGCGGAAGTTGTTTATTGCCTATCAGATAGCATTAAATGAAGAAGATAAGCAGATAAACTTTCAGCGAAGAACAAGAAGCGAAGAGTCCAAAGAACATGCTACAACTATTGTAACAACCTATTTGAAATTGGGATTTAGTTTTAAAGAGATTGAGAAGCGTGTTTCTTTATCTTACAAACAACTTCGTCGAGGATGGAAAAGAAGTGATCACATCATGACAAATAGTCCTGAATTTTATAGCAAAAGGGACTTATCCGAAGGTTACTGTTTACCGAGTAAAAAGCTACCTAAAAGTATGAGAATAAATGAGGGATAG
- a CDS encoding multidrug transporter MATE produces the protein MYQILNAIAHGVVGTFLIAIWFVPLFRITICDNFGNEIKTKRLPLAFLMLLKSVWPKSKVSFIWKGYKKHEDRR, from the coding sequence ATGTATCAAATTTTAAATGCTATTGCGCATGGCGTGGTTGGAACCTTCTTGATTGCGATCTGGTTCGTACCGCTCTTCAGGATAACTATATGTGATAACTTTGGAAATGAAATCAAAACGAAAAGGTTGCCATTAGCGTTCTTAATGTTACTAAAAAGTGTTTGGCCGAAAAGTAAGGTTTCATTTATTTGGAAAGGATATAAGAAGCATGAGGATCGGAGATAA
- a CDS encoding thioredoxin domain-containing protein yields MKELFTHVKLALGALLVILVVSLAVLGGYRLYKDHFILDYDPHLTQKEYQNTVLDQNVNLVFYKKDCPYCQVGKSVVVDAANKGSYPTFYIDTQTEEGQKLVEKYQVEKAATIIKIRKGKIKKYLYALRDSEEKIVADEKGIQEAIND; encoded by the coding sequence ATGAAAGAGCTTTTTACGCATGTTAAGTTAGCTCTAGGAGCTCTTCTTGTCATTTTAGTCGTGAGTCTCGCAGTTTTAGGAGGATATAGGTTGTATAAAGATCATTTTATCTTAGATTATGATCCTCACCTTACTCAGAAGGAATACCAGAATACTGTACTTGATCAAAATGTAAATCTAGTATTTTATAAAAAAGATTGTCCTTACTGTCAGGTTGGAAAAAGTGTCGTTGTAGATGCAGCCAATAAAGGTTCCTATCCTACATTTTACATTGACACTCAGACAGAAGAAGGTCAAAAGTTGGTAGAAAAATACCAGGTTGAAAAAGCTGCAACTATCATCAAGATCCGTAAGGGAAAAATAAAGAAATATCTATATGCTTTAAGAGATTCAGAGGAAAAGATTGTAGCAGATGAGAAAGGTATTCAGGAGGCCATAAATGACTAA
- a CDS encoding primase C-terminal domain-containing protein, which yields MKKIDLLKCLSIITKDGLRTQKFKNSHLQLISSAEEGRRGSVFAYRSKANMVKARGVVLTSVESLLENQDQFTHWTPNVYCYGSYSDAGRRITRGHSEDNLRQINTFYIDFDITSAAEEMTTGDILTASLELGFMPTLILKSDKGFQAYFVLSESAYVTAHSQFRVVKVAKAISQNLRNYFAQTLPVDLTCNHFGIARIPRTDNVEFFEPDYTYSFQEWLDWSMKQSELPFPSKKPNLTVISGSEGVKQIGEPWYQLLMREGNIKGGKALMGRNNVLFTLALANFSSGIDQEECEEVLSSFNANLDEPLSSAEYHKIITSAYSGKYEAASRDYVMTLCKAWVNQELKASDLFVKQRWYKFKKKRADRKNSHLYEWKTDVMAYLEGFYQSEDPFIQTTKKEIREKLNIPERSLDKLLKALKTEQKIFFTVKHGRGGGIRLASIKAILLSLIKVKKERQEAYMVNIAAFFEESIEFTQRVIERVKDGFKQTQQLSLFELDIG from the coding sequence ATGAAAAAGATTGATTTATTAAAATGCTTATCCATCATCACAAAAGACGGATTAAGAACACAAAAATTTAAGAATAGTCATCTACAGCTCATCTCTTCAGCTGAAGAAGGAAGACGAGGGTCTGTATTTGCTTATCGTTCAAAAGCAAATATGGTGAAGGCACGTGGTGTTGTTTTAACCTCTGTCGAATCATTGCTTGAGAACCAGGATCAGTTTACACACTGGACTCCTAACGTATATTGCTATGGAAGCTATAGTGATGCTGGTCGACGGATTACACGTGGCCACTCTGAAGATAATCTAAGACAGATTAACACATTCTACATTGATTTTGATATTACCTCTGCAGCTGAAGAAATGACGACAGGAGATATTTTAACAGCTTCTCTGGAGCTAGGTTTTATGCCAACGTTGATTCTAAAATCTGATAAGGGATTTCAAGCCTATTTTGTCCTCTCAGAATCAGCTTATGTTACAGCTCATTCTCAATTTCGAGTGGTGAAGGTGGCCAAAGCTATCTCTCAAAATTTAAGAAATTACTTTGCTCAAACTTTACCAGTAGATTTGACTTGTAACCATTTTGGGATTGCTCGTATTCCTCGAACTGATAATGTCGAATTCTTTGAACCTGACTATACCTATTCATTCCAGGAGTGGTTAGATTGGTCAATGAAGCAATCAGAACTTCCTTTCCCAAGTAAAAAGCCCAATTTGACGGTTATTTCGGGCTCTGAAGGGGTGAAACAGATTGGTGAGCCCTGGTATCAATTGCTGATGAGAGAGGGGAATATCAAAGGTGGAAAAGCCTTGATGGGAAGAAACAACGTTCTTTTCACGCTAGCTTTAGCCAACTTCTCTTCAGGAATTGATCAGGAAGAGTGTGAGGAGGTTCTTTCTAGTTTTAATGCGAATCTAGACGAACCACTCTCTTCAGCTGAATATCATAAGATTATCACAAGCGCCTACTCAGGAAAATATGAAGCTGCTAGTCGTGACTATGTGATGACTTTATGTAAAGCATGGGTCAATCAGGAACTCAAGGCTTCAGATCTCTTTGTGAAGCAACGTTGGTACAAGTTTAAGAAGAAACGTGCTGACAGGAAGAATAGTCATCTCTATGAATGGAAAACAGACGTAATGGCCTATTTAGAAGGTTTCTATCAATCTGAGGATCCATTTATCCAGACGACGAAAAAAGAGATACGAGAGAAGTTGAACATTCCTGAGCGTTCATTGGATAAATTATTGAAGGCTCTCAAAACAGAACAAAAGATCTTCTTCACAGTCAAACACGGCCGTGGAGGAGGCATCAGATTAGCCTCTATCAAAGCAATCTTGCTTTCCCTTATCAAGGTGAAGAAAGAACGTCAGGAGGCTTATATGGTCAATATTGCTGCTTTCTTTGAAGAAAGTATAGAGTTCACTCAGAGAGTGATAGAAAGGGTTAAGGATGGCTTTAAACAAACACAACAACTATCTCTATTTGAGCTTGATATTGGATAA
- a CDS encoding synthase: protein MIFGFIVLFVVGVCISFSGVFIIAKNTDIGFDLTGEKDFFVHLTDLGWMVSIFLIIVGGVMIYFSYKELAPYFISVLDFKL, encoded by the coding sequence ATGATTTTTGGGTTTATTGTATTGTTTGTTGTAGGAGTGTGCATTTCGTTCAGTGGAGTATTTATTATAGCTAAAAATACAGATATCGGATTTGATTTGACTGGTGAAAAAGACTTCTTTGTACATCTAACTGATTTGGGATGGATGGTGAGTATCTTTTTAATTATTGTAGGAGGGGTAATGATTTACTTCTCATATAAAGAGTTGGCACCATATTTTATAAGTGTATTGGACTTCAAACTATAA
- a CDS encoding YoaK family protein: MSRKKRKKYQVYEGLRCAMMLCFISGYVNAFTYMTQGKRFAGVQTGNLLSFAIRLSEKQLEEALQFLLPMLVFMLGQSFTYFMHRWAKQKGLHWYLLSSFILTGIAFGTALFTPFLPSNFTVAALAFFASIQVDTFKTLRGASYANVMMTGNIKNAAYLLTKGLYEKNQEITHIGRNTLIVILAFACGVVCSTILSLTYEEYALTPILIPLLYVNYLLAQEFYHIQTKIKPIKRA, encoded by the coding sequence ATGTCGAGAAAGAAACGAAAAAAATATCAAGTTTATGAGGGGTTGCGATGTGCCATGATGCTCTGTTTTATCAGTGGCTATGTCAATGCCTTCACCTATATGACCCAAGGCAAACGCTTTGCCGGTGTGCAAACAGGGAATCTGTTATCTTTTGCTATCCGTTTGTCAGAAAAGCAACTGGAAGAGGCACTACAATTTTTACTTCCCATGCTCGTTTTTATGCTTGGACAGTCTTTTACCTACTTCATGCACCGCTGGGCAAAGCAAAAAGGACTGCACTGGTACTTATTATCAAGCTTTATCTTAACAGGGATTGCTTTTGGAACAGCCTTATTCACGCCTTTTCTCCCTTCCAATTTTACGGTGGCAGCCTTGGCTTTTTTTGCCTCTATTCAAGTGGACACCTTTAAGACCTTACGAGGGGCTAGCTATGCTAATGTCATGATGACAGGAAACATCAAAAATGCCGCCTATTTATTAACCAAGGGACTTTATGAAAAGAATCAAGAAATTACCCATATTGGCCGCAACACCTTGATTGTGATTTTAGCCTTTGCCTGCGGAGTGGTTTGCTCCACCATCTTGTCCTTAACTTATGAAGAATATGCTCTCACACCTATCTTGATTCCGCTGCTGTATGTCAATTATTTATTGGCTCAGGAATTCTACCATATTCAAACGAAAATCAAACCCATTAAAAGAGCTTAA